The Fusarium musae strain F31 chromosome 10, whole genome shotgun sequence genome window below encodes:
- a CDS encoding hypothetical protein (SMCOG1203:putative siderophore biosynthesis protein~antiSMASH:Cluster_10.3) → MSSEPFQQKSPIKIRLPLPYLSTYYLERTAEGKQSYRLRKDDSVTEGKPFPKVLHADDLVFSKIPAVESDKIPDSDNREYARARRSPVWSLSWEKQTPTLAQTWMFLYTFFTYHFDVEQFRLRLEGAGAEDLAKELVLSMVAINMPLPPKGVEPAPSTGVEVLVLRSAFWQGCASPLGQQPIWLPTWNSANVVPHLEYVMTPTSESTLLRHPRRTPKPAAGSYIYSRYIPSLDEHFNLVALDYENPEHLGLFNTWQNDPRVAAGWMETGTLDEHRTYLKNIHDDPHQFAVLGYFNDTPFAYFELYWAKEDKMGQHYACLDFDRGRHSLVGNDKFRGQYRVMAWWPSVMHYEFLDDHRTENVVGEPRLSSENVLKYEMIFGLHQDKWMDLPHKRSNLVKISRERFFQLCPFNQGKPRVAGTTFGFEPKL, encoded by the coding sequence ATGTCTTCAGAACCATTCCAGCAAAAGTCGCCAATCAAGATCAGGCTCCCTCTGCCTTATCTGTCCACCTACTACCTCGAGCGTACTGCTGAGGGTAAGCAGTCGTATCGTCTGCGCAAGGACGACTCCGTCACAGAGGGCAAGCCTTTCCCCAAGGTTCTCCATGCAGATGATCTAGTGTTCTCTAAGATTCCCGCTGTGGAATCTGATAAGATCCCTGATTCTGATAACCGCGAGTATGCTCGTGCCAGAAGAAGTCCTGTCTGGTCGTTGAGCTGGGAGAAGCAGACTCCTACTCTTGCGCAGACTTGGATGTTCCTCTACACCTTCTTCACATATCACTTCGATGTAGAGCAATTCCGTCTTCGCCTTGAGGGCGCTGGCGCTGAGGATCTGGCCAAGGAGCTGGTCCTCTCCATGGTCGCCATCAACATGCCCCTTCCTCCCAAGGGCGTTGAGCCCGCACCCAGCACTGGAGTTgaggttcttgttcttcgcAGCGCGTTCTGGCAGGGATGCGCTTCTCCATTGGGCCAACAGCCCATCTGGCTTCCTACCTGGAACTCCGCCAACGTGGTGCCTCATCTGGAGTACGTGATGACGCCCACCTCTGAGTCCACTCTCCTGCGTCACCCGCGCCGAACACCCAAGCCTGCTGCCGGTAGTTACATATACAGCCGGTACATCCCATCTCTTGACGAGCACTTCAACCTCGTCGCTCTTGACTACGAGAACCCCGAGCACTTAGGTCTTTTCAACACATGGCAGAACGACCCCCGTGTCGCTGCTGGATGGATGGAGACAGGCACTCTTGATGAGCATCGCACATATCTCAAGAACATTCACGATGACCCTCATCAGTTCGCTGTTTTGGGTTACTTCAATGACACACCTTTCGCCTACTTTGAGCTGTACTGGGCCAAGGAGGACAAGATGGGTCAACACTACGCCtgccttgactttgatcgCGGCCGACACTCGCTCGTCGGTAACGACAAGTTCCGCGGACAGTATCGCGTTATGGCATGGTGGCCCAGTGTGATGCACTACGAGTTCCTCGATGACCACCGCACTGAGAACGTCGTTGGCGAGCCTCGTCTCTCCAGTGAGAACGTTCTCAAGTATGAGATGATCTTTGGTCTTCACCAAGACAAGTGGATGGACCTGCCTCACAAGCGATCCAACCTCGTCAAGATCTCTCGTGAGCGCTTCTTCCAGCTCTGTCCCTTCAACCAGGGCAAGCCCCGTGTCGCTGGCACGACCTTTGGCTTTGAGCCCAAGCTGTAA